The sequence TGCTCTGCTCCATCGTTTCTCTCCTGCTCCGTCGTGCGATAACTGATCTGACTGCTCCGGGCTGGTATGATGGCAGGTCGGAGCGGCGAGGGCGGTGTCGCGGGAGGCCTACTTCGTCGCAGTCGAAGGGATGTGGGGAGACTCGACGGGGCTGGACAGCACCGCCAAGAGGAGCCATTTCTCCAGCGCCAGAGGTGATACCTCTTTCCTGGACAGTACTACCTCTTTTCTCTCTGTTTTCGTTAAGCCCGAGCTGATGAACTCGACTCTCCACAGGGGATGACGGCCAGAAGTCGCTCGACGCAGTGGTAAGCGAGGCTCAAATCATCTGTTTCGACAGCTAGTTCTTCTCCCTCTGACCACTAGCTCGCACCTTGGTTTGCAGGTTAAATCGGCAAGCAAGGAGGCCATCCAGTGGGGTCAGTATTCATTTCAGCGTTAACTAATTATTGTAGCTCAAAAATCATTTTAGCACAGCTTGTAATATGTATTGTTCTTATGGCAGGATTGGCAGCCGGAGTCTACTCTGGGATAACGTACGGTCTGAGAGAGGCAAGAGGACACCATGACTGGGTTGGTTTCTCGATCTCCAGACTAATTTTCTACTTGCTGTTTCAGATCAGCTAGGTTCAGAATTAACTGGCTGCTTAACTAACTTGTGTTTGTTGacctgatgctgctgctgctgcagaagAACAGCGCGATAGCAGGGGCGATTGCGGGAGCGGCAGTCGCGCTGACCGGGGACAACGGGCACTCCGACCACGTCGTCCATTTCGCCATCACCGGAGCCGCACTGTCGAGCGCGGCGACCATGCTCTCCGGCATATTCTAAGCGGCGGAACGTGGGGCTAGGGCTATGAAATTTGGAGCAACTCTTGAAATGTGGTACTGTATTTCCCTTAATTTCTCCATGTACCTTTGACAGTTTGTGCACTCTGTCCCATCTGCTAGCTAGCCCTGGAACCAAGCAAGTCCGAATTTCGTTAGAATTTCTGCTGTAATGTTTGCTCCTTTTGTTCTATATGTTCTATTCGTGGCACTATGCTCACGAGTTTGAGACCTCGAATCCTCTATGACCACATGGATGTCTAGATGAGGATAAGAGTTGCCGGA comes from Triticum aestivum cultivar Chinese Spring chromosome 5B, IWGSC CS RefSeq v2.1, whole genome shotgun sequence and encodes:
- the LOC123115638 gene encoding outer envelope pore protein 16-2, chloroplastic; the protein is MGAHSPPRGAARTRCRAAPHTCTHARLPRSVHKTEALGSTARHFSIVSPVQHAVHSKRAKRREKTSCEEEMGSRLDAHTLKDEVASMDRRPLLDLGHPLLNRVADSFIRAAGVGAARAVSREAYFVAVEGMWGDSTGLDSTAKRSHFSSARGDDGQKSLDAVVKSASKEAIQWGLAAGVYSGITYGLREARGHHDWKNSAIAGAIAGAAVALTGDNGHSDHVVHFAITGAALSSAATMLSGIF